The following proteins come from a genomic window of Proteiniphilum propionicum:
- a CDS encoding glycosyltransferase family 2 protein, producing the protein MDENITSQYSFTIIVPLYNEEENIGRLEEKLKGFLPHSLEKTCVLFVNDGSTDGSRNRIKNVCERNPDFYYIDLKKNGGLSAALKAGFDHSFSKFTGYMDADMQTDADDFNLLLPHLDNHEFVTGIRANRKDSSFKNLQSKIANGYRRMMTGDGVSDTGCPLKVMHTAYAKRIPMFNGMHRFLPALILLQNGRIKQIPVRHYSRLAGKSKYHLWNRLTGPFIDCFAYRWMKRRYINYQVNSSNLD; encoded by the coding sequence ATGGATGAAAATATAACAAGTCAGTATTCATTCACCATTATTGTTCCGCTCTACAATGAAGAAGAGAACATAGGCAGGCTGGAAGAGAAACTGAAAGGTTTCCTGCCGCACTCACTTGAGAAAACCTGCGTTTTGTTTGTAAACGATGGCTCTACCGACGGCAGCAGAAACAGGATCAAGAATGTATGCGAGCGAAATCCGGATTTTTACTATATTGATCTTAAGAAAAACGGGGGATTGAGCGCTGCACTTAAAGCCGGTTTTGATCACTCTTTTTCAAAATTCACCGGCTATATGGATGCTGATATGCAGACCGATGCCGATGACTTCAACCTGTTGCTGCCCCATTTAGACAACCATGAATTTGTTACAGGTATCCGTGCCAATCGCAAAGATTCATCATTCAAGAACCTGCAGTCTAAAATAGCCAACGGATACCGGAGGATGATGACCGGCGACGGCGTTTCCGACACTGGTTGCCCACTCAAAGTGATGCATACCGCGTATGCTAAGCGTATCCCCATGTTCAACGGTATGCACCGGTTTCTGCCGGCACTTATACTTTTGCAGAACGGCAGAATAAAACAGATCCCGGTGAGGCACTATTCCAGGTTGGCGGGAAAATCGAAATATCATCTCTGGAACAGGCTTACAGGTCCTTTTATCGACTGTTTCGCCTATCGCTGGATGAAGAGACGTTATATAAATTACCAGGTTAATTCAAGTAATTT
- the rmuC gene encoding DNA recombination protein RmuC, producing the protein MIEWMFAALILLAIINIILHFFEKPTSEKADKLKEIESALIRFESASERNEKSIRDEFQRNRLESNRTAMENRDELAKNLKLFAETNSTNNKELNELIRQKFEDAGKQQTERNRQSVDAIKDVRETIEKQLEAIREDNTRQLDEMRKTVDEKLQTTLEKRLGESFRQVSERLEQVHKGLGEMQTIANGVGDLKRVLSNVKTRGVLGEYQLENILEQLLTPDQYSKNVATKRGSQAHVEFAIRLPGKESDEEVWMPVDSKFPIENYQLLLNAYDEGNKEAIETAQKAIIKSVESFAGDISEKYLDPPHTTDFAIMFLPVESLYAEVLRHPGLFEILQRKYRVTVTGPTTLSALLNSLQMGFRTLAVQKRSSEVWKILEAVKTEFSKFSDQLDKVDKQLNTASKSLNDLRLTRTNVINRKLKDVATIDTSEAAELLEITTSGSDHD; encoded by the coding sequence TGGCTATAATTAATATTATTCTGCACTTTTTTGAAAAACCCACCTCAGAAAAGGCCGATAAACTAAAAGAGATTGAGAGTGCATTAATCAGGTTCGAATCAGCCTCGGAGAGAAATGAAAAGTCCATCAGGGATGAATTTCAACGCAACAGGCTTGAGAGTAACCGCACTGCAATGGAGAACAGAGATGAGTTGGCTAAAAATCTTAAATTATTTGCAGAGACAAACTCGACGAACAATAAGGAACTGAATGAGCTGATCAGGCAAAAATTTGAAGATGCCGGTAAACAGCAGACAGAACGCAACAGACAATCTGTTGATGCAATAAAAGATGTAAGGGAGACAATTGAGAAACAGTTGGAGGCAATAAGGGAAGATAACACCCGGCAGCTGGATGAAATGAGAAAAACCGTGGACGAGAAACTTCAAACTACTTTGGAAAAGCGTCTTGGCGAATCGTTCCGGCAGGTTAGTGAAAGACTCGAACAGGTTCATAAGGGACTGGGTGAGATGCAAACCATTGCAAACGGTGTTGGTGATTTGAAAAGGGTACTGTCGAATGTAAAGACAAGGGGCGTACTGGGAGAGTATCAGCTGGAAAATATTCTTGAGCAGTTGCTTACACCCGACCAGTACTCCAAAAATGTAGCAACAAAAAGGGGTAGCCAGGCTCACGTTGAGTTCGCAATCAGGCTACCGGGTAAAGAGAGTGATGAAGAGGTATGGATGCCTGTCGACTCAAAGTTCCCGATTGAAAACTACCAGCTGTTGCTAAATGCCTATGATGAAGGAAACAAAGAGGCAATAGAGACAGCACAAAAAGCTATCATTAAATCCGTCGAATCATTTGCCGGGGATATAAGTGAAAAGTATCTCGACCCTCCGCACACAACCGATTTCGCAATAATGTTCCTGCCCGTTGAGAGCCTCTATGCAGAGGTTTTAAGACATCCGGGGCTTTTTGAAATACTGCAGAGAAAATACAGGGTAACGGTCACAGGGCCCACAACACTGTCTGCATTGCTGAATAGCCTGCAGATGGGATTCAGGACCCTTGCCGTCCAAAAAAGGAGCAGCGAGGTGTGGAAAATTCTCGAAGCGGTAAAAACCGAATTCAGTAAATTCTCCGATCAGCTTGACAAGGTTGATAAACAATTGAACACAGCTTCAAAATCGTTAAACGACCTCCGGCTGACACGAACGAACGTTATCAACAGAAAGCTTAAGGACGTTGCCACAATCGATACAAGCGAGGCTGCCGAACTGCTTGAAATCACAACCTCAGGTAGCGACCATGATTAA